CGGCCTGATTCTCAACCAGGGCATCACGCTGCAGCCATACTCTGACGAACGGCCCATCCTGAAAGGCACGCAAGTGGCGACGACGTGGGTGGCGCTGCGCAACAACGTCTGGAGGACTTCGTGGGCACGGCTGTTCCCGGCCGCGCCCCTTGGCTGGTGGCAGCGCGACCGCGAGGGCATGCGGACGCCTCTGCACCGGTTCAACAACGACATGGTGTTCGTGGATGGTGAACTGCTGAGGTCGGCAGGTTGGGAAGGAGAACTCGACGCGCACTCGTTCTACATCGACTACCAGAACGCCCAGGTGTACATCGGCGTCGATCCCACCAACAAGCTGGTGGAGATCACCGCATTCGATAGCGCGCTGGTTCGAACGAGTGCTCCGGCTCACGGAAAGACATCGGATCGCAAGGGCCCGGTTATCCGCGGCATCACGTTCACGCAATACGCCTACCGCGCGCTGGAGGTGGAGGGCAAAAAACACTTCACGGTTGCAGACGAGCCTACTGACGAACCCGTGGGCCCATCCGATCCTGCCACGTACGGCAAGGAGGTGGTGGGCACGGTGCTCGAAAACGTGACGATCACTTACTGCTCGCGCGTGGCCGGCTACTTCCGAGGGGACGGCCTCATCGTTCGGAACTGCCTGGTCAGCGATACGAGCACGGAAGGGATCTACGTCATCGGGTCGTCCGACGTCCTCCTGGAGAGGAACATCATCCGGCGGAACAACATCGAGCAGCTCACCGGCTACTACCCGGCAGCGGTCAAGATCTTCAACCAGTCGCACCGCGTCACCTGCCGCGACAACCTGGTGATCGAGCAACCTTACTCGAACGGCATCTGGTATGACGTCGGCAACCGCGACGGCGTATTCGTGAACAACCGGATCGAGGGGGCGATCGACGGCTTCTTCTTCGAGATCTCACGCGGCGTGACCGTCGCGGGCAATGTCTTCGTCCGCTGCAACAAGGGTGTCCGGGTGTTGAACTCCGCCGACGCGCGCGTGTACAACAACACGTTCGTGGATACGCCGGCGTCTTTCGAGCGCAATGAGCGGAGCGCAACGGGCGACCATTTCGGCTGGCATCCCGCCACCGGTCCGGACGTGGACCAGCGCGAAGGCCATGTGTTCGTGAACAATCTGCTGGTCGCGAGCGACGCGTATCGCGGGCCGATGCTGCGATTCGAACAGCCGAGGTCGCTGTGCGCGAAGCTCCCGCGCCCACAGGCAAAGGAGATTGACGGCAATGTCTACGTGCGCGCGACGGCGACGGACGCGCAGCCTCTTATCCTATGGAGCCCCGCGGCTTCGGACAGCTGCGTCTCCACGCTCGGATCGCTCGACGAATTCCGCAAGCTCGTGCCCGCATTCGAGGCCCTGGGTCAGCAGTTCGACCGAACGCCCCGCTCGATCTTCCGCAGCCCGGAATTGGGCCGCTACGAGCTGCTGCAGGCCCTTCCGGGAACGAGGAAGCCGCTCCCTGCGGACATCCGCAAGCTCCTCAACTGGAGTGACGAGGTGGCGCAATCGCCGGGGGCGTACCCGTTACTGCTGAAGTAGCTCGTCGCACCCGACCCCGTGAAATGCCATTGGAAGGGCCGAGATGCCCTCCGGGACTCAGCAGGTTTTACACATCTGAAACTGGATCATGAGCGGAATGTTCTAATAGCTCGTGATCTTGCCGAAGCCAGAGCCAGTCGGACCATGTCCGGGCCTGCCAGCACCTGGTAATTGAACGCATTGAGAAATTCAATCCGCAACAGCAGCTTGACGCTTTCTCGAATCGATATCTACTTCTACATGTCGGCATCCATTTGCGAGAGCGTCGGCTGGCGCAGAAGCTCAACCGGGTGGGAAACGCCCTTGCGTGATAGGCGGCGGGAGTCTGCGAGCTGGAGGTTACGAATGGATGAGGGGCGACAGAGTCAGATTGCCGGCGAGATCAGCCTCACGATCCCTTCCGCGATCTGAAAACTGTTGTGAACGGAAATGGAAGGTGTATATAAAAAGTCTCTAATCAGTGTCGTGAGACACCGTCCAAGCCCCGAAGGGATTGCAGGGTTATAGCCCCGGAGTAAGCCCGGGGGGAGGGTGGCCCTGGAAACGAGCCCTCAAGGGACCCGAACGGGCGACACAAAGTGATGGGAATCAAACATCTTACACCCCGCCCGGGGCTCCTTTCCGGGGCATGGCGCATACATCCGAAGGAGGTCGGCATATGGCAAAAAACGAGACCGATCGGCGCGAGTTCATGCAGGCAATTACGGGCCTCGCCATTATGACGAGGCAGCCAGCAGCGGCTTCCACTTCCCGCCCAGCGGGGCGGGTTGCCGGCGTGCCGGAAAGGCAAAACAAGGGCGTTTCACCCAGGATCCACTTTGCCGTCATCGGCGTCAACCATGCTCACATCAACAGCCAGGTGACAGCAGTAGTACGTGGGGGCGGAGAATTTGTCTCCTTTTATGCTCAGGAGCCGGACCTCGCCGCTGATTTCGGCAAGCGCTTTCCGCAGGCGAAGCCGGCCCGCAGCGAGAGCGAAATACTCGAGGATCGCGGCATCCATCTCGTGCTCAGTTCCATCATCCCGGACCAGCGGGCGCCGTTGGGAATCCGCGTAATGCAGCATGGGAAGGACTACATGGCGGACAAGCCGGGGATGACCACCCTCGAGCAGCTTGCCGAAGTCCGGCGCGTGCAGGCGCAAACGCGCCGGATCTTCTCCATTATGTACAGTGAGCGGTTTGAAAACCGGGCAACAGTCCGAGCAGGGGAACTGGTCAAAGCCGGCGCCATCGGCCCTGTTGTGCAGACCGTGGGGTTGGGGCCGCACCGCATCAGTCTCAGCCAACGTCCGCCTTGGTTCTTCGACCGGCAACGCTTCGGCGGGATCCTTTGCGATATTGCCTCGCATCAGGCCGATCAATTCCTGTTCTTTACGGGTTCAAAGAAAGCCGAGGTGGCTTTTTCTCAGGTTGGCAACGTGCACCATCCTCAGTATCCGGCATTCGAGGACTTTGGCGACCTAGTGTTACGCGGGGACGGCGGCACGGGCTACATCCGTGTCGATTGGTTCACGCCTGACGGGCTCTCGACATGGGGTGATGGACGGCTGACGGTTCTCGGCACCGAGGGCTTCATCGAAGTGCGCAAAAACGTGGACATCGCGGGGCGGCCCGGCGAAAGCCATCTCTTTCTCGTGGACAACAAGGGAACACGCTATATAGATTGCACAGATCAACAATTGCCGTACGGCGAGCAACTGGTCGGGGATGTTTTTAACAGGACGGAGACCGCCATGCTGCAGGAACACTGCTTCCTTGCCATGGAGCTCGTGCTCAAAGCGCAGAAAAACGCCCGGCAGTTTAATCTCAAGCTGTAGTTGACCGCAGTTCTCGACCGCTGTCGGCATCAGGGGGATAAGGCAATGATGGACAGACAAAGTCTGCCGCGCCGGGAGTTTATGAAAGCCGCGGGCAAAGGTCTGGGCGCTTCGTTCCTTTTGACTGTCGGTTTTCCCACTATCGTCCCGTCTTCGGTTTTCGGCTCCGGGGCGCCGAGCCGCCTTATCAATGTCGGGGTCATCGGCTCGGGCCGGATCGGACGCACCCACGACATGCCTGGCATCCTGAAGCACGACAAGATGGCGCGCATCACCGCGGTGTGCGATCTCGACACCGACCGGCTCGCCGAGGGCAAGCAGTTCCTTGAGGAGCAGTACGCGAAGAAGGGAATTTCGCTAAGCGTCCGCGCCTACCCGGACTATCGCGAGATGATTCAGAACAAAGAGTTGGATGCGATCGTCATCTGCACTCCAGACCACTGGCACGCCAAGCCCGCCATCGAAGCGGCGCAGGCCGGCAAAGATGTATACCTCGAGAAGCCGACTTCGCTTACGATCGCCGAAGGCCGCGCCATGAGCGATGCTATCATGCACACGGGCAGGATTTTCCAGATGGGCACCCAGCAGCGGTCCTGGGAGCAGTTCCGGATCGCGTGCGAGCTGGTGCGCAACGGCAGGATCGGCAAGCTCCACACGGTCAAGATTGGCTTGCCGGGTGACCCCGCGGGCAAAGTCGAGCCTGAAATGCCCATTCCCAAAAACCTGAACTATGAAATGTGGCTGGGATCGACCCCCTACGTCTATTACACCGAAAACCGCGTACATCCGCAGAAGGGATACGACCGTCCCGGCTGGCTGCGTTGCGAACAGTTCGGCGCCGGCATGATCACCGGCTGGGGCCACCATCACGTGGACATCGCGCATTGGGGCATGGACACGGAGTATTCAGGGCCTATCGAAATCAAGGCTACAGCCGAATTCCCCAGGAGTGGTTTATGGGATGTTCACGGGGACTTTCAGGTGGAAGCGCACTATGCAACCGGTGTGACCATGCTGATCAACGGCAGCTATCCGAACGGCATCCGCTTTGAGGGCTCGGATGGGTGGATCTTCGTGACCCGCGGCGAGTATAAGGTCACCCCCAGCGACCCCAAAAGCAACGCTGCCAATGGGCAGGCACTTTCTGCCAGCGATCCGAGGATCCTGAAGTCGCCGATCGGCCCTGACGAGATTCACCTGTACCGGAGCGCCGACCACCACCTCAATTGGCTGGAGTGCATACGAACCCGACAGGCGACAATTTGCCCGGTCGAGGTCGGTCACCGGGGCTGCACGACGTGCCTTCTCGGTCACATCGCAATGAAACTGCCTCGCAAGCTGTATTGGGATCCCGTGAGGGAGAGATTCAAGAACGATGACGAGGCCAACAGCCACCTCGCCCGCGCACAACGCTGGCCGTATCAGACAGGCTCATGATCACTTCGGAAAGGAGCGTTTCAGCCCGGATTCCGATATTGCTGATACTGAATCCGTGAAATCCGTGGCGTTTTTTTCGGTACTGTTGAACGGATCCGGTTGAAAAGCAATAACGCCACGGATTCCACGGATTTCACAGATCTTTTGAGGTTTTTGGAATTCAATTCGCCGGCGCTCGTTTTTTGAAGGTTCTGGAGACTCCGGTCCGACCGTTCGTTACGGTAAACGTTCCGCTCTTTTCCACCGATACCTTGATCCATTTTCCGTCCGGAGAGTCTCGCAGGTTGGCGATCCACTCGTCGGGCGGGTTGTCCTCGGGCGCGTTCTCGGACCAATGAAGCTGATAGGCAGCCGCCAGTCCCGGCGAAGATTTGACGGTTTTAAGAACAACCGGCGCGCCGGTTTTCCGCGCGCCGTTGTTCATGATGGTCACTCTCGGACGCACGGCGTGGATCAGGGCAGGCGAATTGGAGAGATCGTTGCCGTGATGGCTGACCATCAGCAGGTCCACCGTTCCGATTGGATTTATCGGGCACATCAGCTCGATTTCCTTGTTCCAGACCAGGTCAGCAAGGTCGAGCATGCGGAATTTCCCGAACGTGTACAGGAGGCCGACAGATGCCGCGTTTTCCGCTTTGTCCACCCTGTCGTTGGCCGGTTTCGCAGGCGAGCTCTGGCAGACAGGATTTACCGCGCCTCCGCCCTTCACTGCACTTTTGATTACTTGCGTTGCCGAGGTCACAACCAGCACATCCACACCTTGGAACGGGATTCTGTCGCCCGGTTTCACAATGATCCGTTTGGCCCTGGCTGCGACATCGAGGTAGGCGGCGACGGCCTTGGCGGTGTTTGGATCTCCCACAATCGGCGGGCCGTGATCGATAAAAGTGGCTACCGGGATCTTCGCAACCGTCGCGGGCACATTGTTGACGTGATCCAAGTCATAATGGGTCACGACCAGAAAATCGAGTTTCTTGACGCCGGCGGCCCGGACGGCTTCCACGATCCGGTTTGTATCGCGATCGTTGTTTCCGGGAAATCCCGTGTCCACCAGCATGCTCCGGCCTGCAGGAGAAACGATCAGCAGCGATTTCCCCCCCTCGGTATCTATGACGTAGATCTCCAGCGTTTTCGCTGCTTGCAGCAGCGCCGGAAACATCAGCAGAAGGAAAACAGAAAATAAATGGTCTTTTTTCATGGTCCCACCATCATTCTATCTTTCAAGGCACTTCACTTCGCATGGCTTTGGGCATCTCTGACATTTCTAAATTGACCTGCCGCAGCCGGCAAGGAAATTGTTGCGTTCATGAGACGCTCACTCCGCCAGGTTGGCTGCATTTGCTGCCTGTTCCAGTGTCAGTCGGGCGGCCGGCGATTCGGCCTGCGATGATCCAGCAGGCAACGGCGCGTGAGCCGAAGTATTCCGGCCAAAGCCTGCATTGAATCCTGACGGCCGGATGAAGCTACTTACGTGCCGGTAAAATCTCAATCCCGTTGATTTCCGGGTTTTCGATATTGGGGGTGAAGATGACGGTCAACTTACCGTTAGTTACGCTGACGTCGAAGGTCTTGACCAGGGCCTTGCCGAAGCCGACCTCGGCGAAGATATCAATATCCTTCAGTTCCTTGTCCTGAACCTTGACGGAGAAGACGCGCTGGCCCTTGTCCGCGATACCGTCGAAGGTTTCGGCGAAGTGGAGTTTAACCGTGTAATCGCCGTTGGGGAGGGCCTGGGTAAAGCGGGTCATGCTGTAGTGTTCCGTTCGATAAATGGGGGCCATGTCAGTACTGGCGATCGGAAGGTCACCTCGATCGATGGTGTTGCCGTCTTCTATGCCCGTATCGGGGGCCCAGACGTTGCCGCGGGGGTCGATGTAAGGCTCGAAGGCCCCGAAGTTTATGCGGATCGGCTTGAACACCTCGGTTCCTCCGGACGCGGCGGCGTCTGCCTGGCCGGCGCGGATGCTGCCGGCTGCCGCCAGGAGCAGGAACAGGGAAGTCAGAACGACACAGAGGCTACGAATGGAGTTGATCAAACGCATAAGAGACCTCGTTTTTCCGTGATATTTGGCGTCAAGTGTAATGCGGCGCGGCCACCGTTCGCAAGAGGTAGCTTAGGGGTCTGGCTTGGCGCTTGGCCGTGCTCTAGCGCATACTGCAGTACCAGTTATTATTCGGCGGCTCGGTGGAGGGATAAATGAAAACCCGTATTGTTCTTGTGGGCTTATCTTGTACTTTGGTTTTCGCCTCTGTACGGCAGGAAAATTGGGCAAGAACGCCCAACCCAGGGCAGACGACGGTGAGTATTCGCAGGGAGCAGTTCTTTATCAACGGAAAACCTACGTATGAGGGGCGGCAATGGAGAGGCTTTCGAATCGAGGGATTGCTCATGAATTCCCGGATGGTTCAGGGTATTTTCGATGACCTTAATCCTCAGACCGCAGGCAGATGGTCATATCCAGACACGGGAAAATGGGACCCGCAACGCAACGTCGATGAGTTTGTCGCAGCCATGCCCTTGTGGCGCAAGCATGGGTTGCTGGCCGTCACCGTCAATTTTCAGGGAGGATCGCCGGAAGGATATTCTAAAGGACAACCCTGGTTCAACACCGCCTTTGAGCCCGATGGTGCCATGCGCCCAGCCTATCAGGAGCGCATGAAAAAGATCCTCGATCAGGCCGACAGACTCGGGATGGTCGTGATCGTCGGATATTTCTATTTCGGCCAGGACGAACGTCTCACCGACGAGGCCGCGGTCATCAAAGCCGTGGACAATGCAAATCTCTGGCTGCTGAAGGGCGGTTGGCGTAACGTGCTGGTTGAGATCAACAACGAATGTGACGTCAGTTATGATCATGCAATCTTGAAACCTGCCCGGGTTCACGAACTGGTAAGCCGCGTGAAGAATCAGACGTACGACAACAGACACCTTCTCGCCAGCGTGTCTTATGGGGGAAACATATTGCCAGGCGAGGACATCGTCAATGTGGCGGATTTCATTCTGTTGCATGGCAACGGTGTAAAGGATCCGAAGCGTATCGCTGAAATGGTGCGACAGACGCGCGCAATCGCAGGGTATATGCCCAAGCCGATCATCTTCAACGAAGACGATCACTTCGACTTTGACAAGGCCGAAAACAACTTTGCCGCCGCAATCAGCGAGTATGCCTCATGGGGCTACTTTGATTACCGGTTCCAAGGAGAAGGCTACAACGAGGGAAATCAATCGATTCCCGTGAACTGGGGCATCAGTTCGGAACGAAAAAAGGGATTTTTCGCTCTGCTTGCTGAAATCACAGGAGCGGCGAAATGATGTGGGCCTGGATTGTCACTCTACGATCTGAACAAATTCGATTAATCAAATGCTCGTATCCCAATCCTCTACTTGTGATTAAGATTGTCTGTATCTGATCAGAAATCCAAGAAGGAGAGTGTAATGGCAACGTTCAAGCCGGCGGCATTACTTAAAAAGATGGAAAATGTCAAAGTATCCTTCATGTCACTGTCTGGTTCTTTGCCGCAAATCATGCCGCAAAACAATGATGAGGAGGCTCCATTCAAATGGGCGCGGCTGGCTACTTGGGTGGTTGGAGCCGTGGGGGTCTGGCTACTATTCTGCTGTGAATCGATCTCACCGGCCGAATCGAACATACACATCTGGGAACTGCACGAAATTGAATTGCACGCCTCAAAGTCCTATGCAAATCCCTATATTGATGTGGAGACCTGGGTGGAGTTTACCGGCCCCGGTTTCGCAAAGCGTGTGTACGGTTTCTGGGATGGAGGGGACTTGTATCGGGTGAGAATCGTCTCAACGGCTCCCGGGACGTGGAGTTGGATCAGCGGCTCCAACCAGCCGACTGACATGGGCCTGAACGGCAAGAGGGGCCGTTTCACTGCGCATGACTGGACAGATGAGGAGAAGCGAGCGAATCCCAACCGCCGCGGATTCCTGCGCCCAACCTCCAACGGCCACGCCCTGCAATATTCGGACGGCACTCCTTTTTTCCTGCTCGGCGACACCTGGCTCGGCGCGGCCACCTGGCGTCTGCCGCTGACGGACGCACCCGTGGAGCCGGCTTACGAAGCGGCGCCCGGCGTCACCTTCCAGCAGGCAGTGGCATGGCGGAAGCGACAGGGATTCAACTCGGTAAGCATGATCGCAGCCTTTCCGACCTGGGCATCAGATCAGTACCCGAACACCTATGCAGACAAGAAAGGCATTTTCTATCGTAATGCCTGGGAGGAATTTGGCGTGATGGTGCCGGGCGATAAGCCCACGGCGAAATCCATGCACGACGAGCGGGGCTACCGTCCCTTCGAGATCCTTCCCGACCGGGAGGGGCTGCCGGATTATGACCGGATCGTACCTCAATTCTTCCGGAGCCTCGACCGCAAGATGCAACTGCTGAACGAACAGGGATTCATCGCCATGCTTGAGACCGTCCGCCGCGACGTCGCCCCGCCGTGGAAGGCCTATTACAATTTCGACGAGTCGTTTTCGCGGTTCGTCGAGTACATGGTCGCGCGCTATGGTGCCTACAACCTGATCTTCAGTAAGATCCACTTCGATATCTACCTGCCCAACCTCAGCCTCACCGCCGATGAATTCAATCGGGCGTTGAATTATCACTATAAGAAATTCGGACCGATGCCGTTCGGCCAGCCGGTCACTTCCCTGATCGATCACGCCACCGATACGACATTCGGCACGGGCGAGAAAGCCTCGTGGATCACCATGCACAGCACCGGCAATAAGCCTCGTGATCATGGGATCTATACCGATATGGAGCGGCAGTTTCAGCTTTCTCCGGCGATGCCGACCGCCGACCTGGAACCGCACTATACGGGATGGGTGCACGGGAACAATGTGGTAAACGGAGAGCAGGCGGAACCCGGTTCAGATCGGGATAACTACTTCTCACGAGCCCAGATGTACGGGTGTGTACTTTCGGGTGGGTTGGCCGGTCACGTCCACGGGACGGGCGCTTATGACGTTACGAGTGCCTCGGAACCACGCGGGGGGCGGCCCTATTTCTGGGAGGCGCTGCGCTACCGTTCGGCCGAATACATGCGAGGGCTGGGCGACTTCATGCTCTCAGAAGGAACCCGCTACCGCGATCTCGAGCTCGCCTCTGATTCCCTGGAACCACGCAAGGCCACCGGCAGCTCAGAACAGGGATTGGACGGCTGGTCGTTCCTGATGCGTACACCCTCACGCGACTTGGGTTTCTTCTACTTCGAAAACCGGACAAAACAGCCGTTCACCTCGGGCTGGAAACCAAACACCCATTATCGTTTCACCTGGTTCGATCCTCGGACCGGCAGATGGGGCGAAACCATCGAACTCATCACTGACGACCGCGGTGTCATCAAGCTGCCGGCATTCCCCGGAAATGAAGCCGTAGCAAGTACAGACTGGGCGGCGAAAATCCTCGCCCGATGAAAGAAGCCCCAATCGCATCAGAAATCGGTACATGTCCGGGCCTCTCTCATTGCTGATTTCAATACCTTCAGTGCGCCGAGAGAGGACTGGCTGCGTTTTTCGCACACCAATGGCTTGCGCCGAGCCACATCCAATTTCACGATTCTAACCAACCGAAGAAGTGCTAGAATCGCCGCTGCATTCATCAATTTCTTATCCAAGGAGGACGCAGTTCCATGCGAACAAGACGGTACTTCTTGAAACACGCTTCTGTTGCGGGCGCCGCATTAGCCGCCGGCCGCTTGTTTGGCAGACTCGCCTCGGCGCAAACGGAAACATCGGTGACTCGGATATATGTCGATCCCGCGCAGAAAATCGCGCCTCTCGATCGGAAGATATTCGGATCTTTTGTCGAGCACCTCGGCCGCTCGGTGTACGGCGGAATTTACGAACCCGGCTCGAAGTTGTCCGACCTGGCGACCGGCTTCCGGAAGGACGTGCTGGAAGAAGTGAAAAAACTGCACGTCCCAATCATCCGCTATCCCGGAGGCAATTTCGTTTCGGGCTACAACTGGCTCGACGGCGTCGGACCGAAAGACAAGCGTCCTACCGTCTTGGACAGGGCATGGAACACCATCGAGCCGAACCAGTTCGGGACGAACGAATTTATGCAATGGTGCCGAGCCGTCAATGCCGAACCGCTGTTGGGATTGAACCTGGGAACCGGCACCGCCGATATGGCCGCCGCGCTCGTGGAGTACTGCAACCAGGAGAAAGGGACGAAGTGGAGCGAGCTGCGGCGCCAGCATGGCATCGAGAAGCCCCACAACGTCAAGTGGTGGTGCCTTGGCAATGAAATGGACGGCGGCTGGCAGATTGGCCATATGCCCGCGCGCGAATACGGCTTGAAGGCACGCGATTGCGCCAATCAAATGCGCATGGTCGATCCGTCCGTCCAGCTGGTTGCCTGCGGATCGAGCGGCCCACTGATGTCGA
The sequence above is a segment of the Terriglobia bacterium genome. Coding sequences within it:
- a CDS encoding right-handed parallel beta-helix repeat-containing protein; this translates as MRLYYGKARWFHHFLFFFFPLIAAATGYAQPSGGPYGPVHRRYEIPKAAHVYFVAPDAKGDAPGTTLEQPTMLEAAIERVVTGDAIIMRGGVYRTGGLILNQGITLQPYSDERPILKGTQVATTWVALRNNVWRTSWARLFPAAPLGWWQRDREGMRTPLHRFNNDMVFVDGELLRSAGWEGELDAHSFYIDYQNAQVYIGVDPTNKLVEITAFDSALVRTSAPAHGKTSDRKGPVIRGITFTQYAYRALEVEGKKHFTVADEPTDEPVGPSDPATYGKEVVGTVLENVTITYCSRVAGYFRGDGLIVRNCLVSDTSTEGIYVIGSSDVLLERNIIRRNNIEQLTGYYPAAVKIFNQSHRVTCRDNLVIEQPYSNGIWYDVGNRDGVFVNNRIEGAIDGFFFEISRGVTVAGNVFVRCNKGVRVLNSADARVYNNTFVDTPASFERNERSATGDHFGWHPATGPDVDQREGHVFVNNLLVASDAYRGPMLRFEQPRSLCAKLPRPQAKEIDGNVYVRATATDAQPLILWSPAASDSCVSTLGSLDEFRKLVPAFEALGQQFDRTPRSIFRSPELGRYELLQALPGTRKPLPADIRKLLNWSDEVAQSPGAYPLLLK
- a CDS encoding Gfo/Idh/MocA family oxidoreductase is translated as MAKNETDRREFMQAITGLAIMTRQPAAASTSRPAGRVAGVPERQNKGVSPRIHFAVIGVNHAHINSQVTAVVRGGGEFVSFYAQEPDLAADFGKRFPQAKPARSESEILEDRGIHLVLSSIIPDQRAPLGIRVMQHGKDYMADKPGMTTLEQLAEVRRVQAQTRRIFSIMYSERFENRATVRAGELVKAGAIGPVVQTVGLGPHRISLSQRPPWFFDRQRFGGILCDIASHQADQFLFFTGSKKAEVAFSQVGNVHHPQYPAFEDFGDLVLRGDGGTGYIRVDWFTPDGLSTWGDGRLTVLGTEGFIEVRKNVDIAGRPGESHLFLVDNKGTRYIDCTDQQLPYGEQLVGDVFNRTETAMLQEHCFLAMELVLKAQKNARQFNLKL
- a CDS encoding Gfo/Idh/MocA family oxidoreductase; amino-acid sequence: MMDRQSLPRREFMKAAGKGLGASFLLTVGFPTIVPSSVFGSGAPSRLINVGVIGSGRIGRTHDMPGILKHDKMARITAVCDLDTDRLAEGKQFLEEQYAKKGISLSVRAYPDYREMIQNKELDAIVICTPDHWHAKPAIEAAQAGKDVYLEKPTSLTIAEGRAMSDAIMHTGRIFQMGTQQRSWEQFRIACELVRNGRIGKLHTVKIGLPGDPAGKVEPEMPIPKNLNYEMWLGSTPYVYYTENRVHPQKGYDRPGWLRCEQFGAGMITGWGHHHVDIAHWGMDTEYSGPIEIKATAEFPRSGLWDVHGDFQVEAHYATGVTMLINGSYPNGIRFEGSDGWIFVTRGEYKVTPSDPKSNAANGQALSASDPRILKSPIGPDEIHLYRSADHHLNWLECIRTRQATICPVEVGHRGCTTCLLGHIAMKLPRKLYWDPVRERFKNDDEANSHLARAQRWPYQTGS
- a CDS encoding MBL fold metallo-hydrolase, with protein sequence MKKDHLFSVFLLLMFPALLQAAKTLEIYVIDTEGGKSLLIVSPAGRSMLVDTGFPGNNDRDTNRIVEAVRAAGVKKLDFLVVTHYDLDHVNNVPATVAKIPVATFIDHGPPIVGDPNTAKAVAAYLDVAARAKRIIVKPGDRIPFQGVDVLVVTSATQVIKSAVKGGGAVNPVCQSSPAKPANDRVDKAENAASVGLLYTFGKFRMLDLADLVWNKEIELMCPINPIGTVDLLMVSHHGNDLSNSPALIHAVRPRVTIMNNGARKTGAPVVLKTVKSSPGLAAAYQLHWSENAPEDNPPDEWIANLRDSPDGKWIKVSVEKSGTFTVTNGRTGVSRTFKKRAPAN
- a CDS encoding malectin codes for the protein MRLINSIRSLCVVLTSLFLLLAAAGSIRAGQADAAASGGTEVFKPIRINFGAFEPYIDPRGNVWAPDTGIEDGNTIDRGDLPIASTDMAPIYRTEHYSMTRFTQALPNGDYTVKLHFAETFDGIADKGQRVFSVKVQDKELKDIDIFAEVGFGKALVKTFDVSVTNGKLTVIFTPNIENPEINGIEILPARK
- a CDS encoding DUF4038 domain-containing protein produces the protein MATFKPAALLKKMENVKVSFMSLSGSLPQIMPQNNDEEAPFKWARLATWVVGAVGVWLLFCCESISPAESNIHIWELHEIELHASKSYANPYIDVETWVEFTGPGFAKRVYGFWDGGDLYRVRIVSTAPGTWSWISGSNQPTDMGLNGKRGRFTAHDWTDEEKRANPNRRGFLRPTSNGHALQYSDGTPFFLLGDTWLGAATWRLPLTDAPVEPAYEAAPGVTFQQAVAWRKRQGFNSVSMIAAFPTWASDQYPNTYADKKGIFYRNAWEEFGVMVPGDKPTAKSMHDERGYRPFEILPDREGLPDYDRIVPQFFRSLDRKMQLLNEQGFIAMLETVRRDVAPPWKAYYNFDESFSRFVEYMVARYGAYNLIFSKIHFDIYLPNLSLTADEFNRALNYHYKKFGPMPFGQPVTSLIDHATDTTFGTGEKASWITMHSTGNKPRDHGIYTDMERQFQLSPAMPTADLEPHYTGWVHGNNVVNGEQAEPGSDRDNYFSRAQMYGCVLSGGLAGHVHGTGAYDVTSASEPRGGRPYFWEALRYRSAEYMRGLGDFMLSEGTRYRDLELASDSLEPRKATGSSEQGLDGWSFLMRTPSRDLGFFYFENRTKQPFTSGWKPNTHYRFTWFDPRTGRWGETIELITDDRGVIKLPAFPGNEAVASTDWAAKILAR